One window of Chloroflexus aggregans DSM 9485 genomic DNA carries:
- a CDS encoding sodium:proton antiporter: MIILLAIAIGSLFGGATYLMLRRSVVKLILGLVMLSHGVNLLIFTMGDGVRRGAPPLVDANGQPPPGVADPLVQALILTAIVISFGFTAFVLALAYRSNQAVGSDDLDDLSTTDRL; this comes from the coding sequence ATGATCATCCTGTTGGCGATTGCAATCGGTTCGCTATTCGGTGGTGCTACCTACTTGATGCTGCGGCGCTCTGTGGTCAAGCTGATTTTGGGGCTGGTCATGTTGAGTCATGGCGTCAACTTGCTCATCTTTACCATGGGCGATGGGGTGCGCCGTGGTGCGCCGCCACTGGTTGATGCTAACGGTCAACCGCCACCCGGTGTCGCCGATCCGTTGGTGCAGGCGCTGATCTTAACCGCGATTGTGATCAGTTTTGGGTTTACCGCCTTTGTGTTAGCACTGGCCTATCGCTCGAATCAGGCGGTTGGCAGCGACGATCTTGATGATCTTTCGACAACTGACCGGTTGTAA
- a CDS encoding proton-conducting transporter transmembrane domain-containing protein has translation MVFHLFVPIVSPLIGAALAVLFHHQRLVARSITITSILINLGYGLWLMSVVPTSGPLVAQASGWLAPFGISLVVDGMSALMVMLAALLMLPTVIYSFYSVDNERERHFYYPLLLLLLLGVSGAFLTGDLFNLYVWFEVLLVASFGLITLGGSRDQLEGGLKYVVLNLLGSTSFLFGCGLTYGFAGTLNMAHIAERMATLGNPGLQTVLAGIFLFAFGSKAAIVPLFFWLPSSYHTPPVAVTAIFSGLMTKVGVYSLYRVFGLLFQNELAIYGPWIILLAGLTMVIGVLGAVAQMNVRRILSFHIISQIGYSVMGLGLASAAGLAAGLVFTAHVMIVKMALFFIGGAAEQINGTGDLKKMGGLARREPWLGLFWFLGILSLAGIPPLSGFIGKLILLQVGVSQQEYLITAVAAGTSILTFFSMLKIWNEVFWKKSYEDVNRLPRVRFGLLAPGAALVILSVALGLLAGPFVEYNTIAGQQAFDRATYITAVCGADGCEAVYRAAVK, from the coding sequence ATGGTTTTTCATCTCTTCGTGCCAATTGTTTCACCCCTGATCGGTGCAGCACTGGCCGTCTTGTTTCACCACCAACGCCTCGTTGCGAGGTCTATCACCATCACCAGCATACTCATTAACCTCGGGTACGGCCTATGGCTGATGAGTGTTGTGCCGACAAGTGGGCCGTTAGTGGCGCAGGCATCGGGTTGGCTGGCGCCGTTTGGTATCTCGTTGGTCGTTGATGGCATGAGCGCGCTCATGGTGATGCTGGCAGCATTGCTCATGCTTCCTACCGTCATCTATAGCTTTTACTCGGTAGATAACGAGCGCGAACGACACTTCTATTATCCACTCTTGTTACTCTTGTTGCTCGGCGTCAGCGGTGCGTTTCTGACCGGCGATCTCTTCAACCTGTACGTTTGGTTTGAGGTATTACTGGTGGCCTCATTTGGCCTGATAACGCTCGGTGGTAGCCGTGACCAGCTCGAAGGTGGCTTGAAGTATGTGGTGCTCAATCTGTTGGGTAGTACCAGTTTTCTGTTTGGGTGTGGATTGACCTACGGATTTGCCGGGACGCTCAATATGGCGCATATTGCCGAGCGTATGGCAACGCTCGGTAATCCCGGTTTGCAGACGGTGCTGGCCGGCATCTTTCTCTTTGCCTTTGGCAGCAAAGCGGCAATTGTGCCCCTCTTCTTCTGGCTACCATCGAGTTACCATACACCACCGGTCGCGGTAACGGCAATCTTTAGTGGCTTGATGACGAAGGTGGGTGTCTATTCACTTTACCGGGTGTTTGGGTTGCTGTTCCAGAACGAATTGGCGATCTATGGGCCGTGGATTATCCTGCTGGCCGGTCTGACGATGGTGATTGGCGTGTTGGGGGCAGTGGCGCAGATGAATGTACGCCGGATTCTTAGCTTTCACATCATCAGTCAGATCGGCTATAGCGTGATGGGGTTAGGCTTGGCGAGTGCTGCCGGCCTCGCCGCCGGTCTTGTCTTTACCGCCCACGTGATGATCGTCAAGATGGCGCTGTTCTTTATCGGGGGAGCTGCCGAACAAATCAACGGGACCGGCGATCTGAAGAAGATGGGTGGTCTGGCTCGGCGCGAACCGTGGCTGGGGTTGTTCTGGTTCCTTGGCATTCTCTCGCTGGCCGGCATCCCACCTCTGAGTGGTTTTATTGGCAAACTTATTCTCTTGCAAGTAGGTGTCAGCCAGCAGGAGTATCTGATTACGGCTGTTGCCGCCGGCACGAGTATCTTGACCTTCTTCTCGATGCTCAAGATCTGGAACGAAGTCTTCTGGAAGAAGTCATACGAAGATGTTAATCGGTTACCGCGGGTGCGGTTTGGGTTGCTCGCACCGGGTGCCGCTCTCGTTATCCTGAGTGTGGCGCTTGGCTTGCTGGCAGGGCCGTTCGTTGAGTACAACACGATTGCCGGTCAACAGGCGTTTGACCGGGCAACATACATTACCGCCGTCTGTGGGGCAGATGGTTGTGAAGCGGTGTATCGGGCCGCAGTGAAGTAG
- a CDS encoding Na+/H+ antiporter subunit E, producing MIVLVLILTLTWMALQSSFTLPDLIVGFIVSYGLVTLASRFLSTPFTNGGLGRSRIDNRNYVRLTLKWIAFIGFALWSILKANIDMARIVLFRRVDDIKPGIIAIPLDVKSDAGITVLANLITLTPGTVSLDVSTDRRTIYIHCIDVQDADAVRDDIKQNFERRVMELLP from the coding sequence ATGATCGTATTGGTGCTGATACTCACCCTGACGTGGATGGCTTTGCAGAGCAGTTTTACCCTGCCCGATCTTATCGTTGGGTTCATCGTCAGCTACGGTCTGGTAACGCTTGCAAGTCGCTTCCTGAGCACGCCATTTACCAATGGTGGGTTGGGCCGCTCGCGCATCGATAATCGGAACTATGTACGGCTGACCCTAAAATGGATTGCCTTTATTGGGTTTGCCTTATGGAGTATTCTCAAGGCAAATATTGATATGGCCCGGATTGTGCTCTTTCGACGAGTAGACGATATTAAGCCGGGTATTATCGCCATTCCGCTCGATGTGAAGAGTGATGCCGGAATTACCGTGCTGGCTAACCTGATCACGCTTACACCGGGGACGGTATCGCTTGATGTGTCAACGGATCGGCGCACGATTTATATTCACTGTATTGATGTGCAAGATGCCGATGCGGTGCGGGACGATATTAAGCAGAATTTCGAGCGGCGGGTGATGGAATTGTTGCCGTAG
- a CDS encoding monovalent cation/H+ antiporter complex subunit F, whose product MFNMLIAILMGIVAISMVLCTARLLMGPSIPDRAMAFDTLMVHVVALVALYVVITDQLALVDAILVVAVLGFLSTVAIARYIEEGRS is encoded by the coding sequence ATGTTCAATATGCTGATAGCAATATTAATGGGGATTGTCGCGATCTCGATGGTACTCTGCACCGCTCGTCTCTTGATGGGGCCGAGTATTCCCGACCGAGCAATGGCGTTCGATACCCTGATGGTACATGTTGTTGCGTTGGTTGCTCTGTATGTGGTGATAACCGATCAGTTGGCGCTCGTTGATGCAATCCTGGTCGTTGCCGTCTTGGGTTTTCTCAGTACGGTGGCGATTGCGCGCTATATTGAGGAGGGGCGCAGTTGA
- the mnhG gene encoding monovalent cation/H(+) antiporter subunit G yields MDLKEILTLVLATIGVVFMLLAAIGMLKLPDLYTRVHATGKAGTLGVTGVLLSVAVHHGNLVTAAKMIALIAFFLLTAPVAAHMLDRAAYLTGVRRAPQTVQDDLAGKYDMEQGRLR; encoded by the coding sequence ATGGACCTCAAAGAGATTCTCACGCTGGTGCTGGCAACCATCGGTGTCGTGTTCATGTTGTTGGCGGCGATTGGCATGTTAAAGCTGCCTGACCTCTATACCCGCGTTCACGCCACGGGCAAAGCTGGTACGTTAGGTGTAACCGGTGTGTTACTCTCGGTCGCAGTCCATCACGGTAATCTGGTGACAGCAGCAAAGATGATAGCCTTAATTGCATTTTTCTTGTTGACGGCGCCGGTTGCTGCACATATGCTTGATCGGGCTGCCTATTTGACCGGAGTACGTCGCGCACCACAGACGGTGCAAGACGATTTGGCCGGCAAATACGATATGGAACAGGGTCGGTTACGCTAG
- a CDS encoding GAF domain-containing SpoIIE family protein phosphatase — protein sequence MILRVALDAALTHILELTGLEAGWIYLRDERDQFILAARHRLPPALNYPGLAWQGECACQVACQTGQLREPSLIDCSRLRIAVGDKRGLSHHVSVELHDGLRTVGLLNLATSRWARLAIADQHLIAAIGHILGTAIAQARLYAEVSVRRGQERRALLSLSQELLGSDDLEPTLQRLLRIGTRLLDADACAFIEADEEGGRAILRACHGWELPSDQAWPMILDDEHPHLWYLPERSSQLPAETLQRLPPLLRRQNFQGHLAVPIELAGTPIGLLMVNTVSSRTFLDSEAELLGLLASQLAQLIDRERLHQAELARQRLERELDLASEIQASFLPDCCPLLPGWHIEAFYRAARRVGGDFYDFIETPPTASGHDPRFGIVIADVTDKGVPAALFMALSRTILRASAIDGRPPVAVLQRANRIILADSRAGLFVTCFYALLDPSTGLLTYANGGHNYPLLYQRATGQVTPLAAQGIVLGIIPDPQFTPGEIILEPGDVVLFYTDGITEAMNPQRELFGDERLSAVLRSVSHLSPREIVEAILQAVSAFVGDTPQADDMTMVVLKRV from the coding sequence GTGATTTTGCGTGTCGCCCTCGATGCAGCGCTTACACATATTCTAGAGCTAACCGGCTTAGAGGCCGGCTGGATCTATCTCCGCGATGAGCGAGATCAGTTCATCCTTGCCGCTCGCCATCGGCTCCCGCCAGCTCTCAACTATCCCGGGTTAGCCTGGCAAGGTGAATGCGCGTGTCAGGTGGCATGCCAAACCGGCCAACTCCGCGAGCCATCGCTCATTGACTGTTCGCGGCTACGCATTGCCGTTGGGGATAAGCGCGGTCTTTCCCACCACGTTTCGGTCGAGTTGCACGATGGCCTACGCACAGTTGGTTTACTCAACCTCGCGACGAGTCGTTGGGCGCGACTTGCAATTGCCGATCAACATCTGATCGCTGCTATTGGTCACATATTGGGGACGGCTATCGCCCAAGCACGTCTCTATGCAGAAGTAAGCGTTCGACGCGGACAAGAACGACGCGCCTTACTGTCACTCTCACAAGAGTTACTCGGCAGTGACGACCTTGAGCCGACGTTGCAGCGGCTTCTCCGCATCGGCACTCGCTTACTCGACGCCGATGCCTGTGCGTTTATCGAGGCCGATGAAGAGGGCGGACGCGCTATCTTACGGGCATGTCATGGCTGGGAGTTACCATCAGATCAGGCTTGGCCGATGATCCTCGATGATGAGCATCCACACTTGTGGTATTTGCCAGAACGCAGCAGCCAACTACCGGCAGAAACCCTCCAACGCTTACCACCACTCTTACGCCGACAAAACTTTCAAGGTCATCTTGCGGTACCGATTGAGCTTGCCGGCACACCGATCGGCCTGCTGATGGTCAATACTGTTTCCAGCCGTACCTTTCTCGATAGTGAAGCAGAGCTGCTCGGCCTACTTGCCAGCCAATTAGCCCAATTGATCGACCGTGAACGACTTCATCAGGCAGAGCTTGCGCGTCAACGGCTCGAGCGTGAACTCGATTTGGCGAGTGAAATACAGGCGAGTTTTTTACCCGATTGTTGTCCACTGCTACCGGGCTGGCACATTGAAGCCTTCTACCGCGCCGCCCGCCGCGTCGGCGGCGATTTTTACGATTTTATCGAGACACCACCCACCGCCTCCGGCCATGATCCACGCTTCGGGATAGTTATTGCCGATGTCACCGATAAAGGCGTCCCGGCAGCCCTCTTTATGGCCCTTTCACGCACCATCTTGCGGGCAAGTGCCATCGACGGTCGACCGCCGGTTGCCGTCCTCCAACGTGCTAATCGCATTATCCTCGCCGACTCGCGCGCCGGTCTGTTCGTTACTTGCTTCTATGCCCTGCTTGACCCAAGCACCGGACTTCTCACATATGCCAACGGTGGTCATAATTACCCTTTACTCTATCAACGGGCTACCGGGCAGGTTACACCGCTCGCTGCACAAGGGATTGTGCTTGGCATCATTCCCGATCCGCAGTTTACACCTGGCGAAATCATCCTCGAACCGGGCGATGTTGTGCTGTTCTACACAGATGGGATCACCGAAGCGATGAATCCACAGCGCGAACTATTCGGTGATGAGCGCTTGTCCGCAGTACTACGCTCCGTCAGTCACCTCTCACCACGCGAGATTGTGGAGGCCATCCTTCAAGCGGTCTCCGCCTTCGTCGGTGATACTCCGCAGGCCGACGATATGACCATGGTGGTACTCAAGCGGGTGTAA
- a CDS encoding O-methyltransferase, which translates to MRYDITNIAIEDYLHDLMPPRDEVLASLETRAKQQGLSLVGPVQGQFLYLQALMMNARNALEVGITTGYAAIYIMKALRQTGGKMTAIERNPERVKLATEVISAAGMSDLITIHQGEWYELLPSLNEQFDLIFLDVLRSSSNDMQATQALELCVPLLQPGGVLIADNVLCSAQVLEEDVSPLVRGIQRFNRAIMEHPQLESVIIPLRDGVSISRKKLS; encoded by the coding sequence ATGCGATACGACATCACGAATATTGCAATCGAAGACTATCTCCACGATCTGATGCCACCGCGTGACGAGGTTTTGGCAAGCCTTGAAACACGCGCCAAACAGCAGGGTCTATCACTCGTTGGACCGGTACAAGGGCAATTTCTCTATTTACAAGCACTGATGATGAATGCCCGCAATGCACTCGAAGTCGGTATCACCACCGGATACGCCGCAATCTACATTATGAAGGCACTCCGCCAAACCGGTGGCAAGATGACGGCTATCGAACGCAACCCTGAGCGCGTGAAGTTGGCTACCGAGGTGATCAGCGCAGCGGGAATGAGCGATCTGATCACCATTCACCAAGGTGAATGGTACGAGTTGTTACCATCGCTGAACGAACAATTTGACCTGATCTTCCTCGATGTACTCCGCAGTTCATCCAACGATATGCAGGCAACCCAGGCACTGGAGTTGTGTGTTCCTCTCTTGCAACCGGGTGGTGTCCTGATTGCCGATAACGTACTGTGTAGCGCGCAAGTGCTTGAAGAAGATGTTTCGCCACTCGTGCGTGGCATCCAACGCTTCAATCGGGCAATTATGGAACATCCACAGCTTGAGTCGGTGATCATTCCGTTGCGTGACGGGGTTTCGATCAGTCGGAAAAAGCTCTCATAG
- a CDS encoding ANTAR domain-containing response regulator, whose protein sequence is MAAIRILIAEDNDLVSLTLEEQLKGLGYEVVGIARTGAEAVMLASRLKPDLVIMDIRMPEMDGTEATSRIRDQTGIPVVMLTAFADKETIRRAEAAGALAYLVKPVNEQELPPAITIALARHREMQSLRNENLELQEALEARKLIERAKGILMQRLGLTERDAYERLRQRARDKRTKMKDIAQAIIEAEELLGS, encoded by the coding sequence GTGGCCGCGATTCGTATCCTGATTGCCGAGGATAATGATCTCGTTTCGCTCACTCTTGAGGAGCAACTGAAGGGGTTGGGCTACGAGGTAGTTGGTATTGCTCGCACCGGCGCAGAGGCGGTGATGCTGGCTAGCCGCCTGAAACCTGATCTGGTGATTATGGATATTCGGATGCCGGAGATGGATGGTACCGAAGCAACCTCGCGAATCCGTGATCAGACCGGAATACCGGTTGTAATGTTGACGGCGTTTGCCGACAAGGAGACGATTCGACGTGCCGAAGCTGCCGGTGCGCTTGCCTATTTAGTGAAGCCGGTGAATGAGCAAGAGTTGCCACCGGCGATTACGATTGCTTTAGCCCGCCATCGAGAAATGCAGAGTTTGCGGAATGAGAATCTCGAGTTGCAAGAGGCACTTGAGGCACGTAAGCTGATCGAGCGGGCGAAGGGTATCCTTATGCAACGCCTGGGCCTTACCGAGCGTGACGCTTACGAGCGGCTGCGTCAGCGTGCCCGTGATAAACGTACCAAGATGAAGGATATTGCACAGGCGATTATCGAGGCGGAAGAGTTACTTGGCTCCTAA
- the aroH gene encoding chorismate mutase, which yields MDVRCRGVRGATTCEANTREAILAATHELLTLLIEANDIKPEDIASAIFTTTPDLNAEFPAVAARAIGWVDTALLCGHEMAVPGSLPRCIRVLIHWNTTRRADEIVHVYIRGARGLRPERAALMSAFRMVTSTLPEEEQ from the coding sequence ATGGACGTTCGTTGCCGCGGAGTACGAGGAGCGACCACCTGTGAGGCAAACACGCGCGAGGCGATTTTGGCTGCCACGCACGAACTGCTCACGTTACTGATCGAAGCTAATGACATTAAGCCGGAAGACATTGCCAGCGCCATTTTTACCACCACTCCCGATCTCAATGCCGAGTTTCCGGCTGTGGCAGCGCGGGCGATTGGATGGGTGGATACTGCACTGCTTTGCGGTCACGAAATGGCCGTGCCGGGCAGCTTGCCACGCTGTATTCGCGTCTTGATCCACTGGAATACGACCAGGCGTGCCGATGAAATCGTCCATGTCTATATCCGCGGCGCACGTGGTCTAAGGCCTGAACGCGCCGCCTTGATGAGTGCCTTCCGTATGGTTACATCAACGTTGCCGGAGGAAGAGCAATGA
- the aroF gene encoding 3-deoxy-7-phosphoheptulonate synthase: MIVVMQTNSTQSQIDAVLERLREYNLRGHLTVGEERTVIAVVGASIPPTLREELEHFAGVKETLRITQPYKLVSREVKPTDTIVQVGDVKVGGGHLAIIAGPCSVESEEQIMATARAVREAGANMLRGGAFKPRTSPYSFRGLGEVGLQLLAQARGETGLPIVTEVMTPADVELVARYADALQIGARNMQNYQLLEEVGRSGKPVLLKRGLSATIEEWLLSAEYIIAQGNPNIILCERGIRTFETATRNTLDLNAVAVVKRRSHLPVIVDPSHGTGKWYLVPPLTLAAIATGADGVIIEVHPDPDRAKSDGGQSLSPENFMNLMPKLRAVAQVVGRR, encoded by the coding sequence ATGATCGTTGTCATGCAAACCAATTCGACTCAGAGCCAGATTGATGCGGTGTTGGAACGGCTGCGTGAGTATAACTTGCGCGGCCATTTAACTGTCGGTGAAGAACGCACAGTGATCGCTGTTGTTGGTGCATCGATCCCACCCACGTTACGCGAAGAGCTTGAGCATTTCGCCGGCGTGAAAGAGACGCTGCGGATTACGCAACCCTATAAGTTGGTCTCCCGCGAAGTCAAACCGACCGATACCATCGTGCAGGTCGGTGATGTGAAAGTGGGGGGTGGGCATCTGGCGATCATCGCCGGGCCGTGCTCGGTCGAGAGTGAAGAGCAAATTATGGCTACCGCGCGTGCTGTGCGCGAAGCGGGAGCGAATATGTTGCGGGGTGGCGCATTCAAACCGCGAACCTCTCCCTACAGCTTCCGTGGCTTGGGTGAGGTCGGGTTACAGTTACTGGCACAGGCACGGGGAGAGACCGGCTTGCCAATCGTTACCGAGGTTATGACCCCGGCCGATGTTGAGCTGGTCGCGCGGTACGCCGATGCATTGCAGATCGGGGCGCGCAATATGCAGAACTATCAGTTGCTAGAGGAGGTTGGGCGCAGTGGCAAGCCGGTGCTGCTGAAACGCGGATTATCGGCGACAATTGAGGAGTGGTTACTCTCGGCAGAATACATCATTGCGCAGGGGAATCCCAACATTATTTTGTGCGAACGTGGTATTCGCACGTTCGAGACGGCAACACGCAATACCCTTGATCTGAACGCCGTGGCGGTGGTCAAGAGACGCTCGCATTTACCGGTGATTGTCGATCCGAGTCATGGTACCGGCAAATGGTATTTGGTACCACCGTTGACGCTGGCAGCGATTGCAACAGGCGCTGATGGAGTGATCATCGAGGTTCATCCTGACCCCGATCGGGCTAAGTCGGACGGTGGGCAGTCGCTCAGCCCGGAAAACTTCATGAATTTGATGCCGAAACTGCGGGCGGTCGCACAGGTCGTTGGGCGACGGTAG
- the pdxS gene encoding pyridoxal 5'-phosphate synthase lyase subunit PdxS, translating into MEKSTWTTKVGLAQMLKGGVIMDVVTPEQARIAEEAGAVAVMALERVPADIRAQGGVARMSDPELILAIKQAVTIPVMAKARIGHFVEAQVLEAIGVDYIDESEVLTPADEEHHINKHKFRVPFVCGCRNLGEALRRIAEGAAMLRTKGEAGTGNVVEAVRHARAVYSEIRRLQSMNEDELFTYAKQIQAPYELVKQVATEGKLPVVNFAAGGIATPADAALLMQLGVDGIFVGSGIFKSGNPIKRARAIVEATTHYNDPEIIAEVSKGLGEAMVGINIDQIPAEQLMARRGW; encoded by the coding sequence ATGGAAAAATCGACGTGGACGACGAAGGTTGGGCTTGCGCAAATGCTTAAAGGTGGCGTCATTATGGATGTGGTGACGCCTGAGCAAGCACGGATCGCTGAAGAGGCCGGTGCAGTGGCGGTGATGGCGCTTGAACGGGTACCGGCCGATATTCGCGCTCAAGGTGGTGTTGCACGGATGAGCGATCCAGAGCTGATCTTGGCGATCAAACAGGCTGTAACCATCCCGGTCATGGCAAAAGCGCGGATCGGCCACTTCGTCGAGGCACAGGTGCTAGAGGCAATCGGTGTCGACTACATCGACGAGAGTGAGGTCTTGACGCCAGCCGACGAAGAGCATCATATTAACAAGCATAAGTTCCGAGTGCCGTTCGTATGCGGCTGCCGCAATTTGGGTGAGGCCCTGCGCCGAATTGCCGAGGGTGCGGCGATGCTGCGTACCAAAGGCGAGGCCGGTACCGGTAATGTCGTGGAGGCAGTTCGTCATGCACGCGCTGTGTACAGTGAAATTCGCCGCTTGCAGTCGATGAACGAAGACGAACTGTTTACTTACGCCAAACAGATCCAAGCACCGTATGAGTTGGTCAAGCAAGTAGCTACGGAAGGCAAGCTGCCGGTCGTCAATTTTGCTGCCGGTGGGATTGCCACTCCGGCTGATGCTGCCCTGTTGATGCAGCTTGGTGTGGATGGTATCTTTGTCGGGTCCGGTATTTTCAAGAGTGGTAACCCGATCAAGCGCGCACGCGCCATTGTGGAAGCAACGACCCACTACAACGATCCGGAAATCATCGCTGAGGTGAGTAAAGGCCTCGGCGAGGCTATGGTTGGGATTAACATCGATCAGATTCCCGCTGAGCAGTTGATGGCTCGGCGTGGATGGTAG
- the pdxT gene encoding pyridoxal 5'-phosphate synthase glutaminase subunit PdxT, which translates to MTVGVLALQGDFREHCAVLRRIGVEPIEVRLPHQLAQVDHLIIPGGESTTIGRLLAIYQMLEPIRTRGGCDLAIWGTCAGAILLANEVMDQKQGGQPTLGLMNLTIRRNAYGSQLDSFEAPITMPIIGEEPLPGVFIRAPQIMALGQGCEAVGWLEDGSVVAARQGRLLATTFHPELTHDDRVHRLFLEL; encoded by the coding sequence ATGACAGTTGGAGTATTAGCATTACAAGGCGATTTTCGCGAACACTGTGCGGTCTTGCGTCGGATAGGTGTTGAGCCGATTGAGGTGCGGTTACCGCACCAACTTGCCCAGGTTGATCACCTGATTATCCCCGGTGGCGAGAGTACAACTATCGGCCGGCTGTTGGCAATCTACCAGATGCTCGAACCGATCCGGACGCGCGGTGGTTGCGATTTAGCGATCTGGGGTACCTGTGCCGGTGCGATCCTGCTCGCGAATGAAGTAATGGATCAGAAGCAAGGTGGTCAGCCCACCTTAGGCTTGATGAATCTGACGATTCGGCGAAATGCGTATGGGAGCCAGCTCGATAGCTTCGAGGCGCCGATTACGATGCCGATCATCGGCGAGGAACCGCTTCCCGGCGTGTTTATCCGTGCTCCGCAGATTATGGCGCTCGGTCAGGGATGCGAAGCGGTGGGCTGGTTGGAAGATGGCAGTGTTGTTGCTGCCCGCCAGGGTCGTTTGCTGGCGACGACCTTTCATCCCGAGTTAACCCATGATGATCGAGTCCACCGACTCTTCCTGGAACTATGA